Part of the Virgibacillus natechei genome is shown below.
GACATCAATGGCGACACCGATCTGTGCTGGAGTAGCTGCTCTTGTTCTTCAGGCTTATCCAGAATATACCCCTGATCAGGTGAAGCAACAACTGCTTCAAAGTGCGAGCGATTTAGGATTGCCGCCGTATGATCAAGGCTCGGGATATTTGGATGCTGCAGAAGCTGTCCCATTAGATGACAGCGGACAATAAGGTTAAGCTGGCTCCACTTTAGTTCAATACAAGAAAAACCTATAGGTCAAACGAGAAAGGAGGTGTTGTGTTCACAAAACAAAACCGGACAGCAAAACCAGGCTATTAATAATTTTGCATGTGTTAGGAAAAAATAAAAAATAAAAGAGGGAGATTTATTGTTTAAATTATATTTAGATCCAGGGCATGGCGGTTCTGATTCAGGTGCTACCGGAAACGGCCTACAGGAGAAAAACATTGTACTCGATATCGCGTTACGTATCCGGGACATTCTAAACAATGAATATAATAACATTGAAGTGAATATGAGCAGAACAACGGACACCTATGTAAGTTTAGATCAACGGACCAATGAAGCTAATTCCTGGAACGCAGACTATTTTCTATCCGTTCACTGCAATGCTTTTAATGGTTCGGCACAGGGGTATGAGGATTATATTTATAGTGGATTATCTGACTCCTCCCCTACTGCTCAATACCGGGATATCATGCATGATGAAATCATAGCTGTGAATGAATTAACCAACCGTGGGAAGAAAAAGGCAAATTTCCACGTGTTGAGGGAATCCTTTATGTCTGCTCTTTTAACGGAAAATGGTTTTATTGATCATTCAGGTGATTCAGCGAAATTGGCTGATGCCACATATCGTCAACAAGTCGCCCGTGGTCATGTAAATGGTCTGGAACGTGCCTTTAACCTTGAAAAATCAGCATCGGATACACTGTATAAGGTGATTGCCGGCTCTTTCCAGGACAGAGAAAATGCAGAAGAAAGAGTAGCTTACCTTGATTCCAATGGTATCCCATCTTTTTTACATGAAACCACGATAACTGGTGACACATGGTATCGCGTTCAGGCAGGCGCTTATAGTAGTCGAAGTAATGCAGAAGAACGCCTTACAGCAGTGAAAGAGTTAGGGATTGAAGATGCGTATATTTTAGAGGATCAAGGTGAGTCTGAAGTGACGGGGTATGCGATCGCAGGTTCTGTAGTTCTATCTCCACAACAAATGGATCAGTTTGTTCGAACCGTTAATCCTGATGCCCCCGCGTTAGGAACCTATTATTTAACCTTTGGCCAATATTATGGTCTTAGGGGCGATGTCACATTTGCTCAAGCCCTTCATGAAACGGATTATTTCCGCTTTACGGGTGTAGTCGACGAGGAACAAAATAATTTTGCGGGAATTGGTGCTACAGGCCCAGATAACCCAGGAGCAAGTTTTGATACACCGGAAGATGGGGTCCTGGCACATATTCAGCATTTGTATGCTTATGCTTCTACTGAATCATTACCAGACCAGTACCCTTTAGTTGATCCTCGTTTTGACCTTGTTGAGCGAGGAAGTGCAGTGATATGGGTAGATTTAAATGGAAAGTGGGCAGTTCCCGGTGATCAATATGCCCAAATGATTTTAGGTCTATATGAAAACATCGTGAACACAAGTATAGATCAATTACAGAATATCCTTGAACAAATAAGTATCTAAACGGAAAAACCCCGAAAATCCTTTATAATCGATAGAAATTTGAGGTTTTTCTATCCATATTTTTCATGCGCATAAGATAAAATGTGATAGACGATCGTTGAAACCTTTATCTTGTAGAAAATCGCTAAACTATAAAATAGTTGTTGTTTTAAACCCTATAAAATAATATAATATTATTTTATAGGGTTTAAAAAATTGTGATGCGAGAAGATGATGTTCAAAGGAAATCATGAATGAAGTTTTACTTTCTTAGTAGGACAACAGATTGATTGTAAGCGTTACCTAATCGTTCTGAGTTTTGGAGGGAATTAATAGATGAATAGAAAAGTGTTTAAAAATGGTATTGTATTAACGATTGATCAGTCCATAGGTAATTTTACTAAGGCGGACGTATTAGTAGAAGGTTCAAAAATTGTTGAAGTAAAACCAAATATTGAAGTATCAGATTGTGAAATTATCGATGCCTCCAATATGATTGTCATGCCGGGGCTAGTTGACACACATAGACACACATGGGAATCCTTAGTAAGAAACATTGGTACGGATTGGTCGTTACAAAAATATCTAGCAAGTATTTACTATGGAAATATTGGTTCGTTAAGAAGACCGCAAGATGACTATATTGCTAATTTATTAGGCGCATTAGAAGCACTTGATTCAGGTGTTACTACTTTATTAGACTCGAGTATGATAATGTCAAATGATCATACAGAAGAAATGATTCGTGGATTACAGGAATCTGGAGTACGTGGGGTCTTTGCTCATGGGTGCCCTGGCGATGAAGAATATTGGAACAGGGAAAGCATGTTAGATAATGGTGAAGATGCAAGAAGGATAAAGGAAAAACACTTCTCTTCCGAAGACCAATTACTGACAATGGGGCTTGCAATTCGAGGCCCTGAATTTTCATCATGGGATACATCTGTGAAGGAAATTCAATTGGCACGTGAATTGGGGGTTGTGTGCACCATGCATTTAGGTTTTGGCACATGGGGATCAATTGATCGTTCCATTGAAAAGTTAAATAAAGCTGGACTATTAGGTCCTGACTTAAATTTTGTCCACATGAATGCAGTAAGTCCAGAGGAAATGAGAATGATTGCAGCAAATGGCGGTTCTATTTCCGTAACTCCAGAAATCGAAATGATGATGGGACATGGATATCCGGCAACTGGATTATGTCTTGAAAATGGAGTGCGACCTACAATTGGTGTAGACGTCGTTACATCGACTGGTGGAGATATGTTTGCCCAAATGAAATTTGCACTTCAAGCAGAACGTGCGAGAGTAAATGGTAATTTAATTGCAAGCGGAGAAATGCCTGAGCCGTTGCACATTTCCGCAAATGATATGTTAGAATTTGCAACAATAGATGGTGCTAAGGCTTTAATGCTTGAGGATAAAGTTGGTTCGTTAACGCCGGGTAAAAAGGCTGATATCATTATGGTTCGTACAAGTGATTTAAATATATTCCCTGTGAATGATCCTGTTGGTACGGTTGTACAATGTACACATACAGGTAACGTAGATTCCGTTTTTGTAGATGGCAAAGCGATTAAACGAAATGGGGAGATGGTTGGTATTGATCTTGATAAGATTCGTAAACAAGCGATTGAAAGTAGAAATGCAATTTTAGAAAAATACGGAATGCCTGATAATGTAGTTGTGTGATATAAATCAATAATTGGCAACTGGCAATTAAGGTTCGAGTGTCCTACCGACTAGCGACTTAGAACATTTGGCTTGCTGTGCGATTCGGAGTACAAAATAAAAAACAGGCGCACAGCCTGTTTTATCCGGTTTGACCTTTATTCTTTTGAATTTTGTTGTCGTGGGAGCGTTAAGAAACAGACGGGAACGTAGAGTTATCGACTGTTTTAGATCACAGCGAGATAAACCATATTGTAAGATAGCGTACTTTGCTATCTGACAGATTGGTAATAGACCCTTGCGGCAACCTCTTATCGCCATGTGTTTTTGTTTCTAATAAATCTAGGAATCCATTTTGATCAATCTTGTTTCTTTAAATACCACGACTGGTCAAGAAAAAACCGCGGCAATACAACGGATAAATAGGATAAGTTTATCGATGGCCTAAAGGAGGCAAGCACTTTTTACGAGATTGTGCTCCAACATTCTATAATGTACAATTATCCGAAATGATACAGTGGCCACAATATCTACAGTAATTATTGGTATGATAGGCTTGATTACCTGTTGAAACCCTTCCTTAGTTTTTCAAGACCAATAATGCCCACAGAGTCTCCACGTTAAGTTCTTAAACACTTATCTGAAAGAGACCATTCAAAAATAATAATCTTAGATGTTTTAAACTCATTATGGTTCCTATTTTAATGTAAATCTCTTATTGTATCTTTAACATTTTAGTTATACAATCGAACAATTTCAGGCATCCGTAAGTGAAGCTGGTCTTGCTTCGGGTATTTGGTCTAGTTCGCTTTATTCAAGGTGTTGCTTATGGGGTTGCTACTACTGCTAGAATTAGTGCTGTAATGGACATGATTCCAGATTCTAAGCGTGGGGAAGGGACTGGTTATTTTGCATTAAGTACTACAATTGTAACAGCAGTTGGCCCATTCTTATGCCATCTTATTACTCAAAATGCGGACTATGAAATGATATTTACTACTTGTACAGGTTTTTTGTATAAGTTTACTAATTATACTATTTGCAAAGGTCCCTGAAGCTGACATTACAGATGAACAATTAGAATCAATGAAAAAAGGAGTAAGATTACAAGATTTCTTTGAGAAAAAAATCATTTTGGCAATGCATGCTAAGACCTTTCTATCAATCTGTCTCCTATAATAATTGAACATAAAAATAGTACCGTTAGGAAACGGTACTGATCGTTAGACATCTTTATTTATAATAATCATTTATTTATTAACAAATCCTATCGAATTAAGGTTAATCCCCCTTTAATAATAAGGGTATGGATAAGGATAATAAGGATACGGAGACGGAGCAATATAAGGTAATAAGGCTAAAGCAGCTAAGGTAGCTAACGGAAAATTTCGACGTCTAAAACGTCGGAATCTTCTTCTAGGACGACCAAATCCGCCATAATATTGTCGAATATCCGATTCATTCTCAATTTCTCGCTCCATTACATCCTCACCAGCTAACACGGTAATACTATCCATATCTACATTTTCAATAATACCATCAATAGTACTTCCATCTGTCATCGTTAATACCACATGATAATTCATGTGTTTTCTGCACTCATCATACAAATTCCTGGAATCGTTATGGTAATCATGATTTTCTACATTCACTTTTTTATCTCATCTCCTTTCAACTACATGATATTCACCTAGAAGAAGGACGTTACACTTTATAAGCAATAAGTTGTTGACTGCACTCTATTGTTCGGCAATCCATACTTCATCGCTAATTGAATCATCTCCTCCCTTTTCTAAATTAGGTATGGGTGTTGCAACTGCAGTATTAGGATTTAGTTGGCGGAGGTACGTTTGCTTATTTTAGTGACGCAGATTACCAGTGCTAGCAGTAGCGAGTCCTAGGCCCAGTTTTTTCTTTATACTCATTGTAAAATTCCTCCTTCATTTTTATTATTTAAATAGACTGCGTAAAAAGCGTTCTTATCCCAATTTGAAAATCTCACCTTTTACATTACAGGATCGGGATCCCATTACGCTAGAATGCAGCTGCTTCCAAATCAGACATCCCTCGTACTTCAGCGAAAACATACGTTTCTCCTTCAGGGGTTAATCCATCTTTAAATTTTCCATTTTTACATTTCCAATGGATTATACACATGTTGAGGCATTCTCACAGGTCCTGATTCTTTTCCCGGAGCAAATCGATCAAATGATTACGGATCATAACATTGAAGTACGTGGCGAAGGGATCTTCATCGGGGGGAGGATACATTTCATATGCCATCATCATGGCACGAAGGCCTTCCTGGTAAAACTCCTGATGCGGATCTTGCATACGCAATTGACGGAGATGGTACTGCACCCGTCTTTCACGCCGTATTCATTAATCTTCTCTTTGCAAGTCTTTCCCAGCCTTTTACCGCATCAATTGTAACACCTTCACGCGCGGCGATTTCCTTTATCGGCATGTCCGTCAAAACATGGTATTCCATCCATTTCCACTGATCCACCGTTAGCATCCCCTATCTAATCTCCACAGAAGGAATTATAGGGTCAAACGGGAGGAAAAGTAAGGGTCGTTAACGCACCTCATACTTCCGAAGGGACAATTACTAAGGAAGCAAAAGAACCGTCCCCATGCTTTGGCGGAGTATTCCCATCGTAAAACTATCCATGCCATAAGAAGTAACGATTTAACGTAAACCGCTAAATCGTTACTGGTTTAACAAATACTAGTTCTTACAACCGTCTTTGTCACACGTGATTCTTCATGGGAAGTCACCCAGTCTTGCGGGCTATCCCTAGTAAAGCAGCGAAGTCCCGTTGTTGAGATTTCGTATAAATGACTATATGTATGCGCCATTAACTTATTGGATTTCTTCGTTGCTGCATATAAACTGACAGGATGATTGACTTCATCAGACATTGAGAATGGCATCTTTACGTTTGCACCATACACCGAACTTGATAATGCATAAATAACGGGATGCCTCCAAAATATTCATGAAACCCTGGTATTTGGTTGGGGGTCTGACACCAGAATCCATTTATATTTCTCAACCAGAAAAAGCCGTTAATGGATATACTGAGTTGAAACTGCCCACTGAAACATCTTGTCCAATAGAACAGTTATAATGAATTAAATTAAAATCGTCTACCTGTCTCTAATTATCTAACTCTGTTTCAAATCCTTATCTAATTCTGGGTCTATTATCTCATATATTCTGGTAAATTGTAAGAATTATTGTCATAATTTATCGAAATTTAAATTTTGATATAAAGTGGCCGCACCATCTATTTAATCTTTAAATTTATTTTTATTAATGTTACAGTGACACGCTTAGTTCCTACTGATAAGGCAGTGCCTTTGAATCGTAATTATCACCCACTCATTCTTTAATAACATAACCATTCAATAGGAATGATGCTAACAATTCATATTTAGAGATTGTAGTGGGAGACTGCTCGGATGATGATACTTGTCATGTATGAATACCGTTACAAAATCTTCATAAATAAAAAACACTGTATACGATCAACCTATTAGATAGGCATCGTATACAGTGTTTTCTTATAATAGATTGTCATTTTATTGCTTGTCAATCTAATAATACTCCCTATACCTCTCCACAAACTTCCCTAACCCTTCATCGATAGAAGTTGTCGATTCAAACCAGTTACATCCTTCAATTCATCAATATCTCCATATGTCGCTTAAATTTCCTCAGGCAATGAATCACTCAATCTCCATCTCCAACAATGCACTGCTTAACGTCTTTCCATGTGTATCCATCGCAAGCGAGGTTGTAACTCCTCCTAACAAGCTTTGATAACAGACGAAGTTGAATGCATTAATATTAGGTAATTCGTAACGCACGACATCGCCCTTTATTATATCTTGCAAATGATTCTTCACTGCTTCAGGGGTAACTTTTTCTCTAAGCCAGTCGTAGTCAGTTTCCTCATAAGGAATCAGAGAAAGGTTTACAATATCTCCTTTATCCCCTGCGCGGCTGTGCGCAACTTCAAATAGTTTCAATTGCCCTCTCCCCCTTCTTTCTCGCGCTTCCATTCCTTCAAATGTACCTGTGCGGTAACCTTTTCTCTTTCGATGAAAGTGGATAAAACACCAATGGACTCGGAAACCTTTTTCCTGGCTCCTCCCCCGGCAGCTGGTCCATTTAGATAGAGAGCTTCCACTTCTTCACCAATCAATTTTGCCTTTTCTTTTGATTGATGATATCCTGCCGCCCTCAGTCTGATTTCGTATGGAACTACTTCACTAAAACTTGTACGATGAACAGATGATAAACCAATAAAATCGACTCTCAGATCTGTTATGTCAGGAACCAGGTGCTCCTTCAAAACTTCCTCAGCCATTTCCGCTTTTTCCAAGGCATGCGATCCTGCATAGGAAATTTCCCCTTCTCCTAAAAATCCTGCATGATAGCCTACGGAAACCTTCAACGTCTTTGGCCGCTCCTTACCAGACCCATTCGTTACTTTTACTTGGTCCTTTCTGGTCTCTTCCAAGTGCACACCTGTAAAATCAACAATCGCATCAGGAGTCATATACGCTTTTGGATCATGTATTTCGTATATTAATTGTTCTTTCACTGTTCTTAAGTCAATCACTCCACCTGTTCCCTCTACTTTGGAAATAACTGAACTTCCATCTGAATCAATCGTGGCAAAAGGAAACCCGATATTGTTCAGGTTCTCCACCTTTTTTCTATATCCATCTGCAAAATAACCGCCACTCACCTGACTGGAACACTCAAGCAGATGCCCTGTGACCAGACCCTGGCCTAACTTTTCATATTCATCCGCTCCCCAATTAAAATGATACATTTGTGGAGCAAGGAATAGTGATGGATCTGCAACCCTCCCAGTAATAATGATGTTAGCATCCGTCTCCAGAGCCGGAATTATTGCATCAGCCCCAAGATAAGCATTTGCGGAAACGATAGAATCATAGTCGGAAATCGATACATTATTTTCTAAGGCAGGAGATTTTAAGTCAATATCATCTAGCACGTCATCCCCGGTAACAGCTGCGATTTTACATGGAATATCTAATAGTTTGGCAATTTCAAGTGTTTTCTGTGCTGCTCCTACCGGATTTGCTGCACCCATGTTTGTAATTAACCTGACATTATTTTCAACCGCAAGTGGAAGCAGTTTTTTCATTCTTTTTTCCAGTAATGGATCATATCCCTCATTGTCATCAGCCCGTTTACGTTGCTGTGCTAAAGCAATCGTTCGTTCTGCCAGACATTCCAAAACGAGGTAATCCAGATTTGCATGTTTTACTAATGTTTCTGCAGGTTCTATACGATCACCGGAAAAACCTGCGCCTGAACCAATTCTCAGCATACTCCTCAGTCCTTCCTTCTATTAATTTATTGCTCCTTTACAAAACGCCTATTATTATGGCGACAGTTGCCATCACTGCAGTAATACCAAATGCGAGAGGAATGGCTTTTTTCTGTAAATCTCCTAAGTCTACTCCTGCCAAACCTATCAGCAAGAACGTAGATCCAGTCAGCGGACTCATTGCAAAACCGGTAGTCATTTGTCCCAATAAAGCTGCTCTTGCCATGGTTTCAGGCATGATCCCGAAAGCTTCTCCTGTTGCACCTAAGACAGGCATCACTCCAAAATAGAAAGAATCCGGATCAAACAAGAGACTAAGCGGCATAGAGAGGTAGGCTAATACGATAGGCAAACCTTGTCCCCAATCACTTGGAAATGCGCCTGCTGCTGTATTTGCCATGGCATCAATCATCCCCGTCCCAGCCAGGATTCCTGTAAAAATCCCAGCAGAAAAAATAACCGAAGACGTATAGATTGCCCCCTTGGCATGTGCTTCAATTCGTTCCTGCTGCATTGCCACCTCGCGATAATTCAACATTAATGCAAGAGGCACACCAATGACAAATGGCACAGCCAACGGAACGACATTCATAACCAGCACGACAATCACCGCTATTGTTAAGAGTAGATTGGGGATAATCATTTTAGGTCGCTGTAGCTTTTCCTTCTCTGAATCCTGGACTGGATCATCAAACGAATCCAGCTCCTCCAGCCTTTCACTATCTGCTGCCGCTTCCTGGAAACCTGATCGTTTTCGCTCTTGTTTCCCCAACCAGAAAGCTGCAAGTAAAACACAAATTAAACCAACAACCTGCACCGGAAGCATCGGAGCGTATAATTCAACTACATCCATGTTTAACGCTGCGGCTGCCCTTAGTGTCGGCCCTCCCCATGGTACGATGTTCATCGTTCCGGCACTCAGTGCAGCGATAACCGCAAGTGTCAGGGGACTCATATTCAGCGCTTTGTATATAGGAAGCAAAGCGGATATGGTAATTAAAAACGTACTGGATCCAGAGCCATCCAAATGGGAAGCCATTGCTATAATGGCTGTACCGACGGCAATTTTAACTGGATCCCCTTTTGCATACTTGATAACCCCTTTAATCAGTGGGTTGAATAATCCCGCATCAAACATAATACCAAAGAAAAGGATGGCAAACGTAATCATAATACCGGTCATCGCAATACCGGCTATCCCCTCACCCATAAATTCACCAATTTCGGAGATACCAAAACCTGCAATTAACGCAACAGCCAAAGGAATAACAACCAATGCAAAGTGAATAGATGTTTTCTTTGATAACACTAAATACAATAAGACCCCAATGATTAAAAATCCATAAAACGCCAGCATAACTTACCCTCCCCCTTTAAATTATATATGCAAATTTTATGCCAACATAAAAAAGCCTTAGGTAAAGGCTTCGCAAACATAGAACTTCTAAAAAATTAGAAGTAATTAAATAAAACTGTAGATAGACTCATTTGTATGCGGTTGCATATCTATTCTATAAAACTGGAATCCGTTTCTAGATTTTTAGAATTACACCTCCAGTTTATTATAAAGAGTAGCTAGAGAAATTCCTAACCTGTCAGCAGCTTTCTTCTTTCCTTTCAGTGTATCGCCGTATATTTGTATGGTCTCCCAGATAATCTCCTGTTCTATATTTCGTATCATTTCTTTCAAGGTTTGCTGTTGGGGAATACTTGTCTTAGAAACATGATGATAGATTACTTCCGGTAAATTTTCCAACTCAATAAATGTTGTCTCAGTCATACTAAGCGCATATTGTACAGAATGTATCAGTTCTCGTGCGTTACCTGGCCAATCATACTGCTTAAGCACACGCATTACGTCTTCTTTGAGGCGAACCGCTGATCCGCCAGCCTGTTCCTTTTCGATCACATAATCGATATACAAAGGTATATCTTCTTTCCGATCCCTTAATGGTGGGACAGAAATCGGTATTCCGCTTAAACGATAATACAGATCTTCTCGAAAACGATCTTTTTCCACTAGCCTCACAAGATCTTTATTGGTTGCTGCAATTATCTTGATATTAATTTCCTTTTCCATCAGACCACCCACTTTACGGACACTTCTCTCCTGCAGGACGCGAAGAAGCTTTGCCTGAAGGTCATAGGGCATGTCTCCTATCTCATCTAAAAAGAGTGTCCCATGATCAGCCAATTCAAAAAGACCGACCTTTCCTCCTTTTTTGGAACTTGTAAAAGAACCTTCCTCATAGCCAAATAGTTCGCTCTCAAGTAGAGAAGAAGGAATCGCGGCACAATTAATCGGGATAAAAGGTAAAGATGCTCGGTCACTTTCATTATGTAAGGCATGTGCAAACAATTCCTTCCCCGTACCGCTCTCCCCCTGAATCAGAATATTGAGATTGCTATGAGCCGCCTTTTTTGCCAGTTCTATCGTAGACCTCAAACCGCCTTCTCTTCCAATAATGTTCTCAAATGTATACTTCGCCCGGTTTATAGTCCCCACAGCTTTTTCTAGTCTGGCTATCCTTTCCTGACTTCGATGTAGCTCCCTTGTTAAATAGTGAACTTCATTTAAGCTTTTACAAACCGACACTGCACCTACAATTTCTTCACCTTTATATACAGGTGCCGTATCAATAATGTATTCAACTTCCCCTTCTTTTCGATAAACTCCTTCCCGGCGCTTACCGTCTTTTAAAGCATTTGGTAAAACTGCACCCTTTCGTACTTCTGCCAAGGGCTGACCGACAATATCCGCTTCTTTGACACCAGTTATATTCGTATATTCTTTATTTACAAACTGGACGACTCCTTCTACATCGATTACCAGAATTCCATCATTAATAGAATCTATCATTTCTTCAATCCAGTCTATATAATTTCTTCCATCACTTCCTGGTATGACAGTCAATAGGACCACCCTTATTATAATAAATTTTCTGATTATTTATATCTTATCATCTATTATTTTGACTAGGCAAGTTTTATTGGATTTGGATGTACTAAAGCTAATGAGGACATTGTTTTATAACATTCTATGGTAGAATCACACTCACTGTGAAATTTATAATTACCGACATAGACCCTCTTATCCCACGTATGTATAATGATTCTACTGATACGCTCGTTCTCCACATGATCCCCCGAGGGTGGGTGGGGCCTGACACCAATGTCCTAAAGACTAAGCTATTGCCCAGCATTTATAGCGATTTCTTAGGGGTTGCACTGACGCAGGTAGATCTCACCAAGAGCAGTAGTTATATGGAAGAGAATGAAGGGGAATAGTATGCACCTATACTACTCCCCCAAATATCAACCGCTCTCTTAAAAAGGTCCATACCCCGTTAAGGTAGCAAAACCTACAGCAATGGCCCCAACAGCGACCCACATCAATGCTAATGGAAGAACAAACCTAGCCCATTTTGTCCACTGCACGCCTCCTACCGCTAAAACCGCCATAAGCACACCAGATGTAGGAGTAATGATATTCGTAAACCCATCTCCCAGTTTTAAAATGAGTACCCCGGTTTGTCTTGTTAAGCCTAATAGATCAACAATTGGAACCATTAATGGCATAATTATGGCAGCTTGACCTGTACCAGAGGTGACCAATAGATTAAATAGCAAATTAAATGCAAATAGCAATTGGCCACCTACAAAAAGGGAAGTTGATTCTAACGGAACGAGTGCACCATGAACAATGGTATCAAGAATATTACCCTGTTCCAGAACAACAATAACTGCTCTTGCAACCCCCACGACCAAAGCTCCATAAACGAGTGATCTTGCTCCATCCATAAATGTGCTGATAAATTGATTCGGTGTTATTCTTGCTATGAGGGCAACAACTACTCCCATTATCAAAAATATTGCAGCAAGCTCATTTATACTCCATCCATAGTTAAAAGCACCGTATACAAAAAAGATAATAAATACGAAGAACGTCGACACGATCAATTTTTGTTTTCTAGTAAAATTTGCATCTTTCACTTGCCCTGCCGATTCATCATTATTATCCGTAAACAGCCTGTCCCCCATCAACGATTTTGACGGATCATTTTTAACTTTTTTCGCATAAAAATTAATGTATGTAATCGTGATTATAAGAAGCGTTATAAATATAACAATACGCAGCGTTATACCAGAAAATAATGGCAACTCGGCGATAGATTGGCCTAAACCAAGTATAGTAGGATCAAATACCCCGGCAACCATTCCCGCATAGTACCCTAAATACACCGTTGCTACACCAACGATCGCATCCAGATTAAGCGAACGTGCCAGCGCTATACCAATCGGGATAAATGCGATAACAGCATTGGCGGCAACACCCATGGTAGCTAATATACCAAATATAGCAGAGACAGACATAATCAATAGCATATAACGCCCTTTTGTTTTTACAATTAAGGCATTAATACCAGTATTAATGGACCCTGTCGAATTAATAATGGCCACGATACCGCCGATGGTAAATATTAGAAATATAATATTCGCTGACTCAACCAGTCCTAATTGTACGGACCTAAATAGATCCAGTAAATTAGTGGGATTTGCCTCCACGGTTGAATAACTATCCGGAACAACCTGTGTTACATTATCAAAAGTCTCTCTTTCATAGGTGCCAGCGGGTATGAAATATGTCGCAACCGCGGCGAGAAACACAATGCTAAAAATAATAATAAAAGCATCAGGCATCACAAAACGCCTTTTGGAACTACTTTCTTTTTTCTTCAATACATTCTTCCTCCCTCTAGAAATTTAGATTT
Proteins encoded:
- a CDS encoding sigma-54 interaction domain-containing protein — protein: MTVIPGSDGRNYIDWIEEMIDSINDGILVIDVEGVVQFVNKEYTNITGVKEADIVGQPLAEVRKGAVLPNALKDGKRREGVYRKEGEVEYIIDTAPVYKGEEIVGAVSVCKSLNEVHYLTRELHRSQERIARLEKAVGTINRAKYTFENIIGREGGLRSTIELAKKAAHSNLNILIQGESGTGKELFAHALHNESDRASLPFIPINCAAIPSSLLESELFGYEEGSFTSSKKGGKVGLFELADHGTLFLDEIGDMPYDLQAKLLRVLQERSVRKVGGLMEKEINIKIIAATNKDLVRLVEKDRFREDLYYRLSGIPISVPPLRDRKEDIPLYIDYVIEKEQAGGSAVRLKEDVMRVLKQYDWPGNARELIHSVQYALSMTETTFIELENLPEVIYHHVSKTSIPQQQTLKEMIRNIEQEIIWETIQIYGDTLKGKKKAADRLGISLATLYNKLEV
- a CDS encoding YfcC family protein codes for the protein MKKKESSSKRRFVMPDAFIIIFSIVFLAAVATYFIPAGTYERETFDNVTQVVPDSYSTVEANPTNLLDLFRSVQLGLVESANIIFLIFTIGGIVAIINSTGSINTGINALIVKTKGRYMLLIMSVSAIFGILATMGVAANAVIAFIPIGIALARSLNLDAIVGVATVYLGYYAGMVAGVFDPTILGLGQSIAELPLFSGITLRIVIFITLLIITITYINFYAKKVKNDPSKSLMGDRLFTDNNDESAGQVKDANFTRKQKLIVSTFFVFIIFFVYGAFNYGWSINELAAIFLIMGVVVALIARITPNQFISTFMDGARSLVYGALVVGVARAVIVVLEQGNILDTIVHGALVPLESTSLFVGGQLLFAFNLLFNLLVTSGTGQAAIIMPLMVPIVDLLGLTRQTGVLILKLGDGFTNIITPTSGVLMAVLAVGGVQWTKWARFVLPLALMWVAVGAIAVGFATLTGYGPF